Proteins encoded together in one Mobula birostris isolate sMobBir1 chromosome 7, sMobBir1.hap1, whole genome shotgun sequence window:
- the LOC140199991 gene encoding P2Y purinoceptor 3, with protein sequence MENSTSVPDNSGCTFQEKFKNILLPVTYTVVLILGIMLNLTVVVHIWLSGKVLTKNTIYMLNLAIADILYVCSLPLLIYNYIHMDYWPFGEIACKAVRFLFYANLHGSILFLTCISLQRYIGICYPLSLWHKKRGPRFAWTVCGLVWVLVLAECAPTWRFATTGIQRNRTVCYDLSSPEFSRHYFPYGITLTVVGFAIPFIGLLACYCAMVMVLSRPDQLLGLANQQRRLRALRMVVIVATVFVISFVPFHLTKTMYLIVRAQHSVPCETLQRFARAYKSTRPLASMNSVLDPILFYFTHKNLQLGTRRLKQMVSATQKVDKEGTP encoded by the coding sequence ATGGAGAATTCTACCTCGGTCCCAGATAACAGTGGCTGCACCTTCCAGGAGAAGTTCAAGAACATCCTGCTCCCCGTCACTTACACAGTGGTGCTGATCCTTGGGATAATGTTGAACTTGACAGTGGTGGTCCATATTTGGCTCTCTGGCAAGGTTCTGACCAAGAACACCATCTACATGCTCAACCTCGCCATCGCTGACATCTTATACGTgtgctccctccctctcctgatcTACAACTACATCCACATGGACTACTGGCCCTTTGGTGAGATAGCGTGCAAGGCCGTGCGGTTCCTGTTCTATGCTAACCTCCACGGGAGCATCCTCTTTCTCACCTGCATCAGCCTCCAGCGCTATATTGGCATCTGCTACCCATTGAGCCTGTGGCACAAGAAGCGGGGTCCCAGGTTTGCCTGGACAGTCTGTGGCTTGGTTTGGGTCCTAGTTCTGGCAGAGTGCGCTCCCACCTGGAGATTTGCCACGACTGGCATACAGAGGAACCGTACAGTCTGTTATGACCTGAGCAGCCCTGAGTTCTCCCGCCATTACTTCCCCTATGGAATCACCCTGACGGTGGTGGGCTTCGCCATCCCCTTCATCGGGCTGCTGGCTTGCTACTGCGCCATGGTGATGGTCCTCAGCAGGCCCGACCAGCTCCTGGGACTTGCCAACCAGCAGAGAAGGCTCAGGGCGCTGAGGATGGTGGTCATCGTGGCTACGGTGTTTGTAATCAGCTTTGTACCTTTCCACCTAACAAAGACAATGTACCTGATTGTGCGTGCGCAGCATTCCGTGCCCTGCGAGACACTTCAGCGCTTTGCCCGGGCCTACAAGTCCACCAGGCCCCTGGCCAGCATGAACAGCGTGCTGGACCCCATCCTGTTCTACTTCACGCACAAGAACCTCCAGCTAGGGACGAGGAGGCTGAAACAGATGGTCAGCGCCACTCAGAAGGTTGATAAGGAGGGAACGCCATGA